A DNA window from Theobroma cacao cultivar B97-61/B2 chromosome 5, Criollo_cocoa_genome_V2, whole genome shotgun sequence contains the following coding sequences:
- the LOC108662325 gene encoding receptor-like cytosolic serine/threonine-protein kinase RBK2 isoform X2, which translates to MLLTIKVLLRGIENSKDSGDRPEKNSENEVVQARHRRQGAIISSYASACELRVLNKENEKKDGSSPKGVLEACLEGLESNIISYVDSPKAEIRCTNGGALANWRKFFKLWKRRSRKHLAAFTPLAVPKLSRKNSRSTKENPVLRDLYNFKSSLEDFSLPELRAATDNFSQENLIGKGGYAEVYKGRLKDGKLVAIKRLIKGTPDERTAGFLSELGIIAHVNHPNTATLIGCGIDGGMHLVFQLSPLGSLGSVLHGSKGVLDWNKRYKIALGTADGLTYLHETCERRIIHRDIKADNILLTENFEPQICDFGLAKWLPKQWTHHNVSKFEGTFGYFAPEYFMHGIVDEKTDVYAFGVLLLELITGRRALDDQQQSVVLWAKPLLDENDIKELVDPSLGDDYDAEEVDRMVLTASLCIEQSPILRPQMSQVVILLRGDEYVAADCAKEPHRRSIQRTYSNELLDAQEYNSTKHLNNINRLREIALGS; encoded by the exons ATGTTATTGACCATCAAGGTGCTACTTCGAGGTAT CGAGAACTCTAAGGATTCTGGTGATAGGCCAGAGAAGAACTCGGAAAATGAGGTTGTTCAAGCAAGACATAGAAGACAAGGGGCTATAATTTCTTCTTATGCATCAGCCTGTG aatTGAGGGTCCTAAACAAGGAAAACGAGAAAAAAGATGGATCATCTCCTAAAGGGGTTTTAGAAGCCTGCTTAGAAGGCTTGGAATCCAACATAATTTCTTATGTTGACAGCCCCAAGGCAGAAATTCGTTGTACAAATGGAGGAGCACTTGCTAACTGGAGAAAGTTCTTCAAATTATGGAAAAGAAGATCACGGAAGCACTTAGCTGCCTTCACTCCTCTTGCTGTGCCAAAGCTATCAAGAAAGAACAGCAGAAGCACAAAAGAGAATCCTGTGCTGAGAGATTTGTACAATTTTAAGTCTTCTTTGGAGGACTTCAGCCTACCTGAGCTCCGAGCTGCAACAGACAACTTTAGCCAAG AGAACTTAATTGGCAAAGGTGGTTATGCTGAAGTCTACAAGGGTCGTTTGAAAGATGGAAAGCTTGTGGCAATAAAGCGGCTTATAAAAGGGACACCAGATGAGAGGACAGCTGGTTTCCTATCTGAGCTTGGCATTATAGCCCATGTAAACCATCCAAACACTGCTACGTTGATTGGGTGTGGCATTGATGGCGGAATGCACCTTGTTTTTCAGTTATCTCCATTGGGAAGTTTGGGATCAGTTCTGCATG GTTCAAAAGGTGTGCTAGATTGGAATAAAAGATATAAGATTGCTTTGGGTACAGCAGATGGCCTCACATATCTTCATGAGACGTGTGAAAGGCGAATTATTCATAGAGATATCAAGGCTGATAATATTCTGCTTACAGAGAACTTTGAGCCTCAG ATTTGCGATTTTGGCCTTGCCAAGTGGCTACCAAAACAATGGACTCACCACAATGTATCAAAATTTGAAGGAACTTTCGG TTACTTTGCTCCAGAATACTTCATGCACGGAATAGTTGATGAGAAAACTGATGTCTATGCATTTGGAGTTCTACTTTTGGAGCTCATAACAGGACGAAGAGCTTTAGATGATCAACAGCAAAGCGTCGTACTATGG GCAAAGCCTCTACTTGATGAGAATGATATTAAAGAGCTTGTAGATCCTTCCCTAGGTGATGATTATGATGCAGAGGAGGTGGATCGCATGGTTTTGACTGCCTCTTTGTGCATTGAGCAATCTCCTATTCTTCGTCCTCAAATGAGTCAG GTTGTGATACTGCTGAGGGGTGATGAATATGTAGCAGCAGACTGTGCTAAAGAACCCCACAGGCGGTCCATCCAAAGAACATACTCGAACGAACTCTTGGATGCGCAAGAATACAACTCAACGAAACATCTAAACAATATCAATCGACTAAGGGAGATTGCTTTGGGTTCTTAA
- the LOC108662325 gene encoding receptor-like cytosolic serine/threonine-protein kinase RBK2 isoform X1, with product MADVIDHQGATSSENSKDSGDRPEKNSENEVVQARHRRQGAIISSYASACELRVLNKENEKKDGSSPKGVLEACLEGLESNIISYVDSPKAEIRCTNGGALANWRKFFKLWKRRSRKHLAAFTPLAVPKLSRKNSRSTKENPVLRDLYNFKSSLEDFSLPELRAATDNFSQENLIGKGGYAEVYKGRLKDGKLVAIKRLIKGTPDERTAGFLSELGIIAHVNHPNTATLIGCGIDGGMHLVFQLSPLGSLGSVLHGSKGVLDWNKRYKIALGTADGLTYLHETCERRIIHRDIKADNILLTENFEPQICDFGLAKWLPKQWTHHNVSKFEGTFGYFAPEYFMHGIVDEKTDVYAFGVLLLELITGRRALDDQQQSVVLWAKPLLDENDIKELVDPSLGDDYDAEEVDRMVLTASLCIEQSPILRPQMSQVVILLRGDEYVAADCAKEPHRRSIQRTYSNELLDAQEYNSTKHLNNINRLREIALGS from the exons ATGGCTGATGTTATTGACCATCAAGGTGCTACTTCGAG CGAGAACTCTAAGGATTCTGGTGATAGGCCAGAGAAGAACTCGGAAAATGAGGTTGTTCAAGCAAGACATAGAAGACAAGGGGCTATAATTTCTTCTTATGCATCAGCCTGTG aatTGAGGGTCCTAAACAAGGAAAACGAGAAAAAAGATGGATCATCTCCTAAAGGGGTTTTAGAAGCCTGCTTAGAAGGCTTGGAATCCAACATAATTTCTTATGTTGACAGCCCCAAGGCAGAAATTCGTTGTACAAATGGAGGAGCACTTGCTAACTGGAGAAAGTTCTTCAAATTATGGAAAAGAAGATCACGGAAGCACTTAGCTGCCTTCACTCCTCTTGCTGTGCCAAAGCTATCAAGAAAGAACAGCAGAAGCACAAAAGAGAATCCTGTGCTGAGAGATTTGTACAATTTTAAGTCTTCTTTGGAGGACTTCAGCCTACCTGAGCTCCGAGCTGCAACAGACAACTTTAGCCAAG AGAACTTAATTGGCAAAGGTGGTTATGCTGAAGTCTACAAGGGTCGTTTGAAAGATGGAAAGCTTGTGGCAATAAAGCGGCTTATAAAAGGGACACCAGATGAGAGGACAGCTGGTTTCCTATCTGAGCTTGGCATTATAGCCCATGTAAACCATCCAAACACTGCTACGTTGATTGGGTGTGGCATTGATGGCGGAATGCACCTTGTTTTTCAGTTATCTCCATTGGGAAGTTTGGGATCAGTTCTGCATG GTTCAAAAGGTGTGCTAGATTGGAATAAAAGATATAAGATTGCTTTGGGTACAGCAGATGGCCTCACATATCTTCATGAGACGTGTGAAAGGCGAATTATTCATAGAGATATCAAGGCTGATAATATTCTGCTTACAGAGAACTTTGAGCCTCAG ATTTGCGATTTTGGCCTTGCCAAGTGGCTACCAAAACAATGGACTCACCACAATGTATCAAAATTTGAAGGAACTTTCGG TTACTTTGCTCCAGAATACTTCATGCACGGAATAGTTGATGAGAAAACTGATGTCTATGCATTTGGAGTTCTACTTTTGGAGCTCATAACAGGACGAAGAGCTTTAGATGATCAACAGCAAAGCGTCGTACTATGG GCAAAGCCTCTACTTGATGAGAATGATATTAAAGAGCTTGTAGATCCTTCCCTAGGTGATGATTATGATGCAGAGGAGGTGGATCGCATGGTTTTGACTGCCTCTTTGTGCATTGAGCAATCTCCTATTCTTCGTCCTCAAATGAGTCAG GTTGTGATACTGCTGAGGGGTGATGAATATGTAGCAGCAGACTGTGCTAAAGAACCCCACAGGCGGTCCATCCAAAGAACATACTCGAACGAACTCTTGGATGCGCAAGAATACAACTCAACGAAACATCTAAACAATATCAATCGACTAAGGGAGATTGCTTTGGGTTCTTAA
- the LOC18600332 gene encoding probable LRR receptor-like serine/threonine-protein kinase RKF3 — protein sequence MSSFYFILLGLSFCFRNPSSSVASYHEIPHRNLADSFCPLSFRVLRKVFDSSKLAFLDVPTKCVTILQGIRLVRSNYLRITGNFSPHPNSSEDCWDGYQKLVDESIPGFNIRSTCGYNTGLISESCKNITTGYQFEGLISDSKLQDIRLLCNRSLDDDSSCIPCQASLSSIYQSYFHGTDIDNASDCSGYPFIYAGALANQYGPTASGTAKCLFSLDLTSSNATSRNQRTILCAVTVGAGFGLFMTAVVVWFIWRRRKKWKRRQNNVAPIETGSGFGIETISGDSTLVKFTFEEIKRATKNFSRENIVGKGGYGNVYKGILEDGSEVALKRFKNCSAAGDATFAHEVEVIASISHVNLVAFRGYCTATVPMEGHQRIIVCDLVHNGSLYDHLFGSGVKKLSWPIRQKIAIGVARGLAYLHYGAQPVIIHRDVKASNILLDDTFEPQLADFGLAKFIPDGLSHMSTRAAGTLGYVAPEYALYGQLTERSDVYGFGVVLLELLSGKKALISIDDHHTLLLTDWAWSLVEEGRVFDVIDENMPELGPPEVMERYVLVAVLSSHSQLYARPTMDQIVRILESDFPLHSIPKLPFSLPTDTDDGEKSANFSQLDSMSSTSAEQPCDCKSDQPILDHWEIERSFTFKTCNVDNLTF from the coding sequence ATGTCTTCCTTTTACTTCATTCTCCTTGGACTGAGTTTCTGCTTTCGTAATCCTAGCTCTTCAGTTGCTAGTTATCATGAAATCCCACACAGAAACTTGGCTGACTCCTTTTGTCCATTGAGTTTCAGAGTTCTCAGGAAAGTTTTCGATAGCTCTAAACTTGCATTTCTAGATGTTCCAACAAAGTGTGTAACCATCCTTCAAGGTATTCGTTTGGTTCGATCGAACTATCTTCGAATCACTGGAAACTTTTCTCCTCATCCGAATTCCTCAGAGGACTGTTGGGATGGGTATCAGAAGTTAGTTGATGAATCCATACCCGGTTTTAATATTCGTTCAACTTGTGGATATAATACCGGGTTGATATCAGAAAGTTGCAAGAACATCACTACTGGATATCAGTTTGAGGGCCTTATATCTGATTCCAAGTTGCAGGATATTAGGCTTCTTTGCAATCGTTCTTTGGATGATGATTCTTCATGCATACCATGTCAAGCTAGTTTATCAAGCATTTATCAGTCTTACTTTCATGGCACTGATATAGACAATGCTTCAGATTGTTCCGGGTACCCTTTCATATACGCTGGGGCTTTGGCTAATCAATACGGACCAACTGCTTCAGGTACTGCAAAGTGTTTGTTCTCACTTGATTTAACTTCAAGTAATGCAACCAGTCGGAATCAGAGAACTATTCTTTGTGCGGTTACTGTAGGTGCTGGTTTTGGCTTGTTCATGACAGCTGTGGTGGTTTGGTTTATTTggagaaggagaaagaaatGGAAGAGAAGACAGAATAATGTTGCCCCAATCGAGACAGGTTCAGGTTTTGGAATAGAAACGATTAGTGGAGATAGCACTTTGGTTAAGTTCACATTCGAAGAAATCAAAAGGGCTACAAAGAATTTCTCGAGGGAGAATATTGTAGGGAAGGGAGGATACGGGAATGTTTATAAGGGTATACTAGAAGATGGATCGGAAGTTGCACTGAAAAGGTTCAAAAACTGCTCTGCTGCTGGAGATGCAACTTTTGCACATGAAGTGGAGGTTATTGCTAGTATTAGTCATGTCAATCTTGTTGCTTTCAGAGGCTATTGCACTGCAACGGTTCCTATGGAAGGTCACCAGAGAATAATTGTGTGCGATTTGGTGCATAATGGAAGCCTATATGACCATCTTTTTGGATCAGGGGTGAAGAAGCTTAGTTGGCCTATTCGTCAGAAAATCGCCATTGGAGTGGCACGCGGATTGGCCTACCTCCACTATGGAGCACAGCCTGTAATCATACATAGAGACGTTAAGGCTAGCAACATACTTTTGGATGATACATTTGAGCCACAACTGGCAGATTTTGGCCTTGCAAAGTTCATTCCCGACGGATTGTCTCATATGAGCACCAGGGCAGCAGGAACGCTAGGCTATGTTGCCCCAGAGTATGCTTTATATGGGCAACTAACTGAGAGAAGTGATGTTTATGGCTTTGGCGTTGTCCTGCTTGAGCTTTTAAGTGGGAAGAAAGCACTTATTTCCATTGATGATCATCACACTTTGCTTTTGACTGACTGGGCTTGGTCATTGGTAGAGGAAGGTAGAGTATTCGATGTTATTGATGAAAACATGCCTGAGTTAGGCCCTCCTGAAGTTATGGAGAGATATGTTCTGGTAGCAGTTCTTTCTTCTCATTCACAGTTATATGCTAGGCCAACAATGGACCAGATTGTGAGGATATTGGAATCTGATTTTCCACTCCACTCCATTCCAAAACTTCCCTTTTCTCTTCCAACAGATACAGATGATGGAGAAAAATCAGCCAACTTTAGTCAATTGGACAGCATGTCCAGCACCAGTGCTGAACAGCCATGTGACTGTAAGAGTGATCAGCCCATTCTAGATCATTGGGAAATTGAGAGAAGTTTCACATTTAAGACATGTAATGTAGATAATTTAACATTCTGA
- the LOC18600334 gene encoding probable LRR receptor-like serine/threonine-protein kinase RKF3, which yields MCLSLSTFFTLGAVLTFFEISISTAYCQRISNETLVKASCPLNFDILRNLVNEDPARTEFGSIATKCQNILGGIHLVQSKYLQTNGYFVPPPITSEACWESYQKLIGEFVNDFDIETSCGYHAEWISKTCMNVTSRAQFESLIPDTKLNKLRYYCTQSLDKSFACGMCTSKLFRLRKVYLDDIDDTAGNISACSWYPNMYTAAFVNQFGPTDRATAKCLFSMEFKPKKSSSRQHRSIIAGVTVGSLVGLLGTLAVILFLLMRRRKKNKKDKINPVMEKNDSVKDETSLVFGFGLYSKSTSLIKFKIDEIKNATTNFSRKNIIGMGGYGNVYKGILPDGSEVAIKRFKNCSVAGDANFVHEVEVIASVKHVNLVALRGFCTATVPLGGHQRLIVCDLMQNGSLHDHLFGSEKKKLSWPVRQKIALGTARGLAYLHHGLHPAIIHRDIKASNILLDETFEPKVADFGLAKINSEGTTHLSTRVAGTLGYVAPEYALYGQLTQKSDVYSFGVVLLELLSGKKANSSNEGKILRLTDWAWELVQEGKALDVIEQGMPEIKSPEAMDQYVFIAVLCCHPVLHARPTMDQIVKIF from the coding sequence ATGTGCCTATCTCTATCCACTTTCTTCACGTTAGGAGCAGTCTTAACTTTTTTTGAGATCAGCATTTCAACTGCATATTGCCAAAGGATCTCAAATGAAACCCTTGTGAAAGCCTCTTGTCCATTGAACTTTGACATCCTCCGGAATTTGGTCAATGAAGACCCTGCAAGGACTGAATTTGGTAGCATTGCCACAAAGTGTCAAAACATTCTTGGAGGAATCCATTTGGTTCAATCTAAGTATCTCCAGACGAATGGGTATTTTGTTCCCCCTCCCATCACTTCTGAGGCATGCTGGGAGTCCTACCAGAAGTTAATAGGTGAGTTTGTGAATGATTTTGATATTGAAACTTCTTGTGGATACCATGCCGAATGGATTTCAAAAACCTGCATGAATGTAACATCTAGAGCACAGTTCGAGAGCCTAATTCCTGATACCAAATTGAACAAATTAAGATATTACTGTACTCAGTCTCTGGATAAAAGTTTTGCTTGTGGAATGTGTACTAGTAAGTTGTTCAGACTTAGGAAAGTATACCTTGATGACATTGATGACACAGCCGGGAATATCTCAGCTTGTTCATGGTATCCTAATATGTACACAGCTGCATTTGTCAATCAGTTTGGTCCAACTGATAGAGCCACTGCTAAGTGTTTGTTTTCCATGGAATTTAAACCAAAGAAATCCAGCAGCAGGCAACACCGAAGTATAATTGCAGGGGTTACAGTTGGTTCTCTTGTTGGTTTACTTGGGACCCTTGCTGTAATTTTATTCCTCCTGATGAGACGAcggaagaaaaataaaaaggacaAGATCAATCCAGTTATGGAGAAGAATGACTCTGTCAAAGATGAGACTAGTTTGGTTTTTGGATTTGGACTATATAGCAAAAGCACTAGTTTAATAAAGTTCAAAATTGACGAAATAAAGAATGCGACAACGAATTTCTCCaggaaaaatattattggAATGGGAGGATATGGGAATGTTTATAAAGGGATATTACCAGATGGTTCTGAAGTTGCAATAAAAAGATTCAAGAATTGTTCTGTTGCTGGAGATGCAAACTTTGTACATGAAGTAGAAGTCATTGCAAGTGTAAAACATGTCAATCTCGTGGCTTTGAGAGGCTTCTGTACCGCGACAGTTCCTTTGGGAGGTCATCAGAGACTCATTGTTTGCGATTTGATGCAAAACGGAAGCCTCCATGATCATCTTTTCGGAtcagaaaagaagaaacttAGTTGGCCTGTTCGTCAGAAGATTGCCCTCGGAACTGCAAGAGGTTTAGCGTACTTGCATCATGGTCTGCATCCTGCTATTATTCATAGGGACATCAAGGCTAGTAATATACTTCTAGATGAGACATTTGAGCCAAAAGTTGCAGATTTCGGCCTGGCGAAGATCAATTCAGAGGGAACGACACATTTAAGCACAAGGGTAGCTGGAACTCTAGGCTATGTTGCTCCGGAGTATGCCTTGTATGGCCAGTTAACCCAGAAAAGTGACGTTTACAGCTTTGGGGTGGTGCTTCTGGAGCTTTTGAGTGGCAAAAAGGCAAATTCAAGCAATGAGGGAAAGATTCTCCGGCTGACAGATTGGGCTTGGGAGCTTGTCCAAGAGGGGAAGGCATTAGATGTTATTGAACAAGGCATGCCAGAGATCAAATCGCCAGAAGCGATGGACCAGTATGTGTTCATTGCTGTCCTTTGCTGTCATCCGGTGTTACATGCTAGGCCAACAATGGATCAGattgtgaaaattttttag
- the LOC18600335 gene encoding LOW QUALITY PROTEIN: sugar transporter ERD6-like 8 (The sequence of the model RefSeq protein was modified relative to this genomic sequence to represent the inferred CDS: substituted 1 base at 1 genomic stop codon), whose product MATSQDIENGSASLLQPFTQKEENQQNSHGNGSLFMVLLSTFVAVMGSFEFGSSIGFSSPTQQAIMEELEMSSSEFSVFGSILTIGAMVGAITSGRAADLIGXIETMRMSSIICITGWLIIYLALGTLSLNFGRFLAGFGIGVNSYVVPIFIAEITPTHLRGALLTLHQVSLATGLLVAYAVGALVTWRTLALTGMIPCAVMIIGLFFIPESPRWLAMVGYQNEFHAALQKLHGHNADVSGEEAEIQDSLAILQHLPKATAKDLFRKRNLRLVIIGVGLMVFQQFSGYNGIVFYADQIFTSAGVPPNVGSILYACLQIIILALGAVIIDKAGRRPLLMISASGMLLGSLLTGASFYLKEHHMASDLAPVFTITGIMVDMGSYCLGLGGIPWIVMSEIFPIHIKGIAGSLVTLVSWGGSWVVSYSFNFLMSWSPHGAFFVFATFCAVAIVFIFKLVPETKGRTLEEIQASVD is encoded by the exons ATGGCCACCTCACAGGACATTGAGAATGGAAGTGCCAGCTTGTTGCAGCCATTTACccaaaaagaggaaaatcAACAGAATTCGCACGGCAATGGAAGTCTGTTTATGGTTCTTCTCAGCACATTTGTTGCAGTTATGGGCTCTTTTGAGTTTGGCTCAAGT ATTGGATTCTCTTCGCCTACACAGCAAGCTATAATGGAGGAACTTGAAATGTCCTCTTCAGAG TTTTCAGTCTTTGGATCCATCCTGACTATTGGTGCAATGGTTGGTGCAATCACTAGTGGGCGTGCCGCTGATCTGATTGGCTGAATAGAG ACTATGAGGATGTCATCAATCATCTGCATCACTGGATGGCTCATAATCTACTTGGCTCTG GGAACTCTATCTCTGAATTTTGGAAGATTTTTAGCAGGATTTGGCATTGGTGTTAACTCCTATGTG GTGCCAATATTCATTGCTGAGATTACCCCAACACACCTAAGGGGGGCTCTATTAACATTACATCAG GTTTCCCTTGCCACTGGTCTTTTGGTGGCATATGCAGTAGGTGCATTAGTTACATGGAGAACACTGGCTCTAACTG GAATGATCCCATGTGCGGTTATGATTATCGGGCTTTTTTTCATCCCAGAATCCCCTAGATGGCTG GCAATGGTTGGCTACCAGAATGAGTTCCATGCTGCACTTCAGAAGCTTCATGGACATAATGCTGATGTTTCAGGAGAAGAGGCAGAAATTCAA GATTCTTTGGCAATTCTTCAACATCTTCCAAAAGCCACTGCAAAGGATTTGTTTCGCAAAAGAAACTTACGTTTGGTCATT ATTGGTGTTGGACTGATGGTTTTCCAACAATTTTCTGGGTACAATGGAATTGTTTTCTATGCTGACCAAATTTTTACCTCTGCAG gAGTTCCTCCAAATGTTGGAAGCATACTCTATGCTTGTCTGCAG ATAATTATTCTTGCACTTGGTGCTGTCATAATTGATAAAGCTGGGAGAAGGCCTCTTCTAATG ATTTCTGCAAGTGGAATGCTCCTTGGCAGTCTACTTACTGGTGCTTCCTTCTATTTGAAG GAACATCACATGGCTTCTGATCTCGCTCCAGTCTTCACAATAACTGGCATCATG GTTGACATGGGCTCATATTGTCTTGGATTGGGTGGAATTCCTTGGATTGTAATGTCTGAG ATATTCCCCATCCACATCAAAGGCATTGCAGGAAGCCTTGTAACATTGGTGAGCTGGGGCGGTTCATGGGTTGTATCCTACAGTTTTAACTTTCTCATGAGCTGGAGTCCACATG GTGCATTTTTTGTGTTCGCCACATTCTGTGCAGTAGCTATTGTGTTCATCTTCAAGTTGGTCCCAGAGACAAAGGGCCGTACCTTGGAAGAGATTCAGGCTTCCGTAGATTAG